The proteins below come from a single Dysgonomonadaceae bacterium PH5-43 genomic window:
- a CDS encoding uncharacterized protein (TIGR00661 family) (product_source=TIGR00661; cath_funfam=3.40.50.2000; cog=COG0707; pfam=PF13528; superfamily=53756; tigrfam=TIGR00661) produces MKFLFVVQGEGRGHLTQSIALRDILVKHGHEVVAVMVGKSNRRELPGFFLKNIKSQVFTFDSPNFLPAANNKKTNIWASIAYNLLKSPMYVRSIYYIRSKIKDTKADVVVNFYDMMAGLTYAIHPPKTPQVSVAHQYLFLHPEYKFPHESKAELKMLMLFTRITCTRSSKLFALSIEKKDNLPDHHITIVPPLLRKKVLETKATKGDYLHGYMLNANYASEIIEYQKNNPDIRMHFFWDKKDAEEETVINKNLSFHKLNDNLFIDYMAGCEAYATTAGFESVCEAMYLGKPVLMVPTHIEQSCNAHEASLAGAGIVADDFDFDALLNFIPKHKANPEFKSWADKSEEYWIKEFNFNPEELNKQRLGYKFVFGISD; encoded by the coding sequence ATGAAGTTTTTATTTGTGGTGCAAGGAGAAGGAAGAGGTCATCTTACCCAATCAATAGCTTTAAGAGATATTTTGGTTAAGCACGGACACGAGGTTGTTGCCGTTATGGTTGGGAAAAGCAACCGAAGAGAACTTCCAGGGTTCTTTCTCAAGAATATTAAATCGCAGGTATTTACTTTCGACAGTCCTAACTTTCTGCCGGCTGCTAACAATAAGAAAACTAATATTTGGGCTTCTATCGCTTACAATTTGCTTAAATCGCCAATGTATGTTAGAAGCATATATTATATAAGGAGTAAAATTAAAGATACAAAAGCCGATGTTGTAGTAAACTTTTATGATATGATGGCGGGACTAACTTATGCTATTCACCCACCAAAAACACCACAGGTTAGTGTAGCGCATCAATATTTGTTTCTACACCCCGAATATAAATTTCCACACGAAAGCAAAGCCGAGTTAAAGATGCTAATGCTTTTCACTCGCATCACTTGCACTCGTTCGTCTAAGTTGTTTGCCCTGTCTATCGAAAAGAAAGACAATTTGCCCGATCATCATATAACTATAGTTCCTCCTCTTTTAAGGAAAAAAGTTTTAGAAACTAAAGCAACTAAAGGAGATTATCTTCACGGATATATGCTTAATGCGAACTATGCTTCTGAAATAATTGAGTATCAAAAAAACAATCCAGATATTCGTATGCACTTCTTCTGGGATAAGAAAGATGCCGAAGAGGAAACCGTTATCAACAAAAACCTTTCATTCCACAAACTGAACGACAATCTTTTTATCGATTATATGGCAGGGTGCGAAGCTTACGCAACCACAGCTGGTTTCGAGTCGGTTTGCGAAGCTATGTATTTAGGCAAGCCTGTGCTTATGGTTCCTACCCATATCGAACAATCGTGTAATGCCCACGAAGCATCGTTGGCAGGAGCTGGAATCGTAGCCGATGATTTTGATTTTGACGCTTTACTAAATTTCATTCCTAAACACAAAGCTAATCCCGAATTTAAGTCGTGGGCCGATAAGTCGGAAGAATATTGGATTAAAGAGTTCAACTTCAACCCTGAAGAATTAAACAAACAACGATTAGGCTATAAATTCGTTTTCGGAATATCTGA
- a CDS encoding tetratricopeptide (TPR) repeat protein (product_source=COG0457; cath_funfam=1.25.40.10; cog=COG0457; pfam=PF13174; smart=SM00028; superfamily=48452; transmembrane_helix_parts=Inside_1_35,TMhelix_36_58,Outside_59_232), producing MAKKVKASAPSKAEQNVGEILSKTDQFVDKYWKQMIIGVVAIILIVVGAIVFHNAYLVPREQKAQVALFPCERYFADQEWETALNGNDTDCIGFNEVMSEYSGTASANLAKAYAGICLYNTGDYEAALKMLKKYSGKDKLFAAQVQAMIGDCEVSLGNTKKGVDYFKKAAKKANSSTLSPIYLNKAAKAYESLEDYKSALDLFTTIKTKYPQSKEANVVDKYITRNKALLNK from the coding sequence ATGGCAAAGAAAGTAAAAGCAAGCGCTCCTTCTAAAGCAGAACAAAACGTAGGAGAAATCCTTTCTAAAACAGATCAGTTTGTAGATAAATATTGGAAACAAATGATCATTGGTGTAGTGGCGATAATACTAATTGTTGTTGGTGCTATCGTGTTTCATAACGCTTATTTAGTACCAAGAGAACAAAAAGCTCAGGTTGCGTTATTCCCATGTGAACGTTATTTTGCAGACCAAGAGTGGGAAACAGCTCTAAATGGAAATGATACTGATTGTATCGGATTCAATGAAGTAATGAGTGAGTATAGCGGAACAGCTTCGGCTAACTTAGCGAAAGCTTATGCTGGTATTTGTTTGTATAATACAGGAGACTATGAGGCTGCTCTTAAAATGCTAAAGAAATATAGCGGAAAAGATAAATTATTTGCAGCTCAGGTGCAAGCTATGATTGGAGACTGTGAAGTAAGCTTAGGAAATACAAAAAAAGGTGTTGACTATTTCAAAAAAGCAGCAAAAAAAGCTAATAGCTCAACTCTTAGTCCGATATATCTTAATAAAGCAGCAAAAGCCTACGAAAGTTTAGAAGATTATAAATCGGCATTAGACTTATTTACTACAATCAAAACAAAGTATCCTCAATCTAAAGAAGCAAACGTAGTAGATAAATATATAACTCGCAATAAAGCTCTCTTGAATAAATAA